From a single Aquarana catesbeiana isolate 2022-GZ linkage group LG09, ASM4218655v1, whole genome shotgun sequence genomic region:
- the PDZD4 gene encoding PDZ domain-containing protein 4 isoform X2 has protein sequence MDGMQPDVERADELEYEEVELCKTSHQDKLGLTVCYRTDDEEDLGIYVGEVNPNSIAARDGRLREGDRILQINGMDVQNKEEAVAILTQEENTNISLLVARPEPEMGRRWKDSDREDFLDDLVSENEEELQTQRVTSPLQQQVENEDAEASPKSPHTFPHTPGLSRSQELDSGVGRTDESTRNDESSEHDLLGDEQTSSANTPGSQRRLRFLRGDNQHPLQCREFHHSLDSLLAADGLAPYNEVLPPGAGFTDEEYERYRELLEITCHMENGNGPAFLYASRQGGLDVNRNESVLREMAVLEEELRHLEFKFRNVLRAQKMQQLRERCMKAWLLEEEESLYGFVGGGSANNESSTKLPDITELPERSDKDSTSAYNTGESCRSTPLMMEPPLPLDSPLRRNNDPSGAFCKAAESPPSNSNLNRGHGKNVPSYPGSPEPVPSKFRSLCRDGRPPTEDRLRRGAKPGNELERGSRESSPYLSRHHRSQGGERYRSCLQLAQPRSLDELDVDPTCGKNMGASQGTQSQAEPRMEWKVKIRSDGTRYVAKRPVRDRLLKARAMKIKEERSGMTTDDDAVSEMKMGRYWSKEDRKRHLMRAREQRKRREFMMQSRLDCLREQQQQQGAEGKGEMSIIALSHRKTMKKRNKKILDNWITIQEMLAHGTRSADGKRVYNPLLSVTTV, from the exons GAAGTGGAATTATGTAAAACCAGCCATCAAGATAAGCTTGGTCTAACAGTTTGTTACCGCACAGATGATGAAGAAGATCTGGGAATTTATGTAGGAGAG GTGAACCCAAACAGCATTGCTGCAAGAGACGGCCGACTAAGAGAAGGAGACAGAATTCTTCAG ATTAATGGCATGGATGTCCAAAACAAAGAGGAGGCAGTGGCCATACTAACACAGGAGGAAAACACCAACATCTCCTTGCTAGTTGCTCGTCCAGAGCCTGAG ATGGGCAGGAGATGGAAAGATAGTGACAGAGAGGATTTCTTGGATGATTTAGTATCTGAAAATGAAGAGGAACTACAAACACAAAGAGTGACCTCTCCGCTTCAGCAGCAG GTAGAGAATGAAGATGCAGAAGCAAGTCCTAAATCCCCTCATACGTTTCCACACACTCCAGGCCTAAGTCGCAGTCAAGAGCTGGATAGCGGAGTTGGGCGAACAGATGAGAGCACTCGCAATGATGAAAGCTCGGAACATGACCTTTTGGGAGACGAACAAACAAGCAGTGCAAATACACCAGGCAGCCAGCGTCGTTTGCGTTTCTTGCGAGGAGATAACCAGCATCCTCTTCAGTGTCGTGAATTTCATCATAGTTTGGACTCCCTGCTTGCAGCTGATGGGTTAGCCCCTTACAATGAAgttcttcctccaggtgcaggatTCACAGATGAAGAGTATGAGAGATATAGAGAACTGCTTGAAATTACATGTCACATGGAGAATGGTAATGGACCAGCCTTCCTCTATGCGTCACGACAGGGCGGATTGGATGTAAATCGCAATGAAAGTGTCCTACGGGAAATGGCAGTTCTGGAAGAGGAGTTGAGACATCTGGAATTTAAGTTTCGCAATGTTTTGCGTGCACAAAAGATGCAACAACTACGTGAACGTTGCATGAAAGCTTGGCTTCTTGAGGAGGAGGAGAGTTTGTATGGCTTTGTAGGCGGGGGTAGTGCAAACAATGAAAGTTCTACCAAGCTTCCAGACATCACTGAATTACCAGAGAGATCAGACAAGGACAGTACCAGTGCATATAACACTGGGGAGAGCTGCAGGAGCACTCCTCTTATGATGGAGCCACCGTTACCTTTGGACAGCCCCTTGAGGAGAAACAATGATCCTTCGGGAGCATTTTGCAAAGCAGCAGAAAGCCCTCCCTCTAATAGTAATTTAAACAGAGGACATGGCAAAAATGTACCTTCATACCCTGGTAGTCCAGAGCCAGTGCCATCCAAATTTAGATCTTTGTGTCGCGATGGAAGGCCCCCAACAGAAGACAGGTTAAGAAGAGGAGCAAAACCAGGAAATGAGCTTGAAAGGGGAAGCCGTGAGAGTAGTCCATACCTGAGCAGACATCACCGCTCCCAGGGAGGGGAACGTTATCGAAGCTGCCTACAGTTGGCCCAGCCAAGAAGTTTAGACGAGCTGGATGTGGATCCCACATGTGGAAAGAATATGGGAGCATCACAAGGCACTCAATCCCAAGCTGAACCAAGAATGGAGTGGAAAGTAAAAATAAGGAGTGATGGCACACGTTATGTAGCTAAACGCCCTGTAAGAGACCGCCTTTTAAAAGCAAGAGCCATGAAAATCAAAGAGGAGCGCAGTGGGATGACAACTGATGATGATGCTGTGAGTGAGATGAAAATGGGACGTTACTGGAGCAAGGAAGACAGAAAAAGGCACCTAATGAGAGCTCGGGAGCAAAGAAAGAGGAGAGAATTCATGATGCAAAGCAGACTGGACTGTCTACGTGAGCAACAACAGCAGCAAGGTGCAGAAGGCAAGGGCGAAATGAGCATCATTGCACTTAGCCACCGCAAAACTATGAAAAAACGCAACAAGAAGATCTTGGACAACTGGATCACAATTCAAGAAATGCTGGCTCATGGAACACGCTCAGCTGATGGAAAGCGGGTTTACAATCCCTTGCTCTCTGTCACTACAGTCTGA